A DNA window from Fragaria vesca subsp. vesca linkage group LG3, FraVesHawaii_1.0, whole genome shotgun sequence contains the following coding sequences:
- the LOC101305057 gene encoding uncharacterized protein LOC101305057, with translation MPPTSGDERAQSFQAQQRASEQLTAEEREREREMSNLDRFLKIKPLQFYDTSETDKAETWMKHIKKKLRTLHMPPEYQINLATHVFEGQADTWWETICDRYNVARMTWEEFEKHFYDQYFPPALRQTKVKQFQQLE, from the coding sequence ATGCCACCCACTTCAGGAGATGAGCGTGCACAGTCTTTTCAAGCCCAACAACGTGCATCTGAACAACTTACAGCCGAAGAGCGTGAGCGTGAACGGGAAATGTCTAATCTTGATCGTTTTCTGAAAATAAAACCCTTACAGTTTTACGATACCTCTGAGACAGATAAAGCAGAAACTTGGATGAAGCACATTAAGAAGAAGCTACGCACACTGCATATGCCACCAGAATACCAAATCAACTTGGCTACTCATGTATTCGAGGGTCAGGCTGATACTTGGTGGGAAACAATATGTGATCGATACAATGTTGCAAGGATGACCTGGGAGGAATTTGAAAAGCATTTCTATGATCAGTATTTTCCTCCAGCCTTGAGACAAACAAAAGTGAAGCAATTTCAGCAACTTGAATAG
- the LOC101310588 gene encoding receptor-like protein kinase HERK 1-like, whose protein sequence is MMGYRKFDLCIWVLSILSVGCFCSGFTPVDNYFIDCGSPTNTSVGNRVYLADKLASKFLSTPKDVLVTGPLTKITSLDDSPLYQTARVFTGSSKFTFSIGQTGRHWIRLYFYPFISGSYDLSKAKFSVSTQTYGLLSDFSVQNSSVMKEFSVNVTSSSLVVTFTPSSVSFAFLNAIEVVSVPDDLITDDASPTPGKFQGLLSQALETTWRVNMGGPMVTFENDTLWRTWVPDQDFLVNKNLAKDVSNVAAVQYAEGFATADTAPRTVYGTLTEMNSADDPNSNFNVTWEFKVDSGFQYLVRFHFCDIVSKALNQLYFNVYVDSLNVAQDLDLSTITVNVLAAAYYLDYVTTSVANDKLRISIGPSSVNNAYPNAILNGLEIMKMNNTDGNLGGAGGVVASNSSSKSNVGVIVGASVGSLIAVVLAAILFIVCRRRKDKTNQGHSKTWAPFSMNGTNSHTMGSKYSYGTTASAASNYQYRFPFGVVQEATNNFDESWVIGIGGFGKVYKGEFNDGTKVAVKRGNPRSQQGLAEFRTEIEMLSQFRHRHLVSLIGYCDDKSEMILIYEYMENGTLKSHLYGSGLPSLTWKARLEICIGSARGLHYLHTGDAKAVIHRDVKSANILLDENLMAKVADFGLSKTGPELDQTHVSTAVKGSFGYLDPEYFRRQQLTEKSDVYSFGVVLFEVLCARPVIDPSLPREMVNLAEWAMKWQKKGQLEQIIDPTLAGKIRPDSLRKFAETAEKCLADYGVDRPSMGDVLWNLEYALQLQEAVVPGDPEDNSTNMIGELSPQVNNFNHIDTTASPGQFEVSSVDDLSGVSMSRVFSQLVKSEGR, encoded by the coding sequence ATGATGGGTTATAGAAAATTTGATCTATGCATCTGGGTTTTGTCAATCTTGAGTGTGGGTTGCTTCTGTAGTGGGTTTACTCCTGTAGACAATTACTTCATAGATTGTGGTTCACCAACTAATACTTCAGTTGGTAATCGTGTTTATCTAGCTGATAAGTTAGCTTCGAAATTCCTTTCAACCCCAAAAGATGTTCTTGTCACTGGTCCATTAACAAAAATCACTTCCTTGGATGATTCACCGCTGTATCAAACTGCAAGAGTCTTTACTGGGTCTTCAAAATTCACTTTTTCTATAGGCCAGACTGGTAGGCACTGGATCCGCCTCTATTTCTATCCATTCATTTCGGGTAGTTATGATCTGAGCAAGGCCAAATTCTCTGTTTCCACCCAAACCTATGGCCTGCTTAGTGATTTCAGTGTTCAAAACTCTTCTGTTATGAAGGAGTTTTCAGTGAATGTGACTTCGAGTAGCCTTGTTGTCACTTTCACCCCTTCGAGCGTTTCATTTGCATTCCTGAATGCCATAGAAGTTGTTTCTGTCCCCGATGATCTCATTACCGATGATGCCAGCCCCACTCCTGGCAAATTCCAGGGTCTGTTGAGTCAGGCATTGGAGACAACTTGGAGGGTGAATATGGGTGGACCTATGGTGACCTTTGAGAATGATACCTTGTGGAGAACATGGGTTCCTGATCAAGATTTTCTAGTGAACAAGAACTTGGCCAAAGATGTCTCAAATGTTGCAGCTGTTCAGTATGCAGAAGGTTTTGCAACTGCAGATACTGCTCCTAGAACTGTTTATGGTACTCTCACAGAGATGAACTCAGCCGATGATCCTAACAGCAATTTCAACGTGACCTGGGAGTTCAAGGTGGATTCTGGATTTCAATATCTGGTTCGCTTTCACTTTTGCGACATAGTAAGTAAAGCTCTAAATCAGCTTTACTTCAATGTGTATGTTGACTCTTTGAATGTTGCTCAGGATCTTGATCTGAGTACTATAACAGTTAACGTGTTGGCTGCAGCATATTACTTGGATTATGTTACAACATCAGTTGCCAATGACAAACTTCGGATCAGTATTGGTCCTTCCTCTGTGAATAATGCTTATCCCAATGCCATTCTAAATGGGCTTGAGATCATGAAAATGAACAACACAGATGGCAACCTCGGTGGAGCAGGCGGTGTGGTTGCTTCAAATTCAAGTTCAAAAAGTAATGTCGGAGTTATAGTGGGTGCCAGCGTTGGATCACTTATTGCAGTGGTGTTGGCTGCTATTCTCTTTATTGTGTGCAGAAGAAGGAAGGATAAAACAAACCAAGGCCATTCCAAGACATGGGCTCCTTTCTCCATGAATGGAACCAATTCACACACCATGGGAAGCAAGTACTCCTACGGAACAACTGCTAGTGCTGCTTCCAACTACCAGTATCGCTTTCCTTTTGGTGTAGTTCAAGAGGCTACAAACAACTTTGACGAGAGTTGGGTTATTGGAATTGGTGGTTTTGGGAAGGTTTACAAAGGAGAATTTAATGATGGAACTAAAGTAGCTGTCAAGAGGGGAAATCCACGGTCTCAACAGGGCCTTGCAGAGTTCAGGACAGAAATTGAGATGCTTTCTCAATTTCGTCACCGACATCTTGTGTCATTGATTGGGTATTGCGATGACAAGAGTGAGATGATTCTGATTTATGAATATATGGAGAATGGGACCCTGAAGAGTCATCTCTATGGCTCTGGTCTACCCAGCTTAACCTGGAAGGCAAGACTTGAAATATGCATTGGATCAGCTAGAGGACTTCACTACCTTCACACTGGTGATGCAAAAGCAGTTATTCATCGTGATGTGAAGTCTGCAAATATCTTGCTTGATGAGAACCTCATGGCCAAGGTTGCTGATTTTGGGCTTTCCAAGACTGGTCCAGAACTTGATCAGACCCATGTGAGTACTGCAGTGAAAGGGAGTTTCGGATACCTTGATCCTGAATATTTTAGAAGGCAACAACTGACAGAGAAATCAGATGTGTATTCATTTGGGGTGGTTTTGTTTGAGGTTCTTTGTGCAAGACCTGTCATAGATCCTTCACTCCCAAGGGAAATGGTGAACTTAGCTGAGTGGGCGATGAAATGGCAGAAGAAAGGGCAGTTGGAGCAAATCATAGATCCTACACTTGCAGGAAAAATAAGACCAGATTCTCTCAGAAAATTTGCAGAAACCGCAGAGAAATGCTTGGCTGACTATGGTGTTGACAGGCCTTCAATGGGTGATGTCTTGTGGAATCTGGAGTATGCTCTTCAACTTCAAGAGGCAGTAGTTCCAGGGGACCCTGAAGATAACAGTACCAATATGATTGGCGAGCTATCTCCACAAGTCAACAATTTCAATCACATCGACACAACTGCATCTCCTGGACAGTTTGAGGTCTCAAGTGTGGATGATCTTTCAGGTGTTTCCATGAGTAGAGTATTCTCACAGCTGGTAAAGTCCGAGGGTCGGTAA
- the LOC101304465 gene encoding calcium-transporting ATPase 4, endoplasmic reticulum-type-like → MAKKSEKPATKTESFPVWSKDVKECEEEFKVSRETGLSSEEVEKRREVYGWNELEKHEDQSLLKLLLDQLNDTLVRILLFAAVISFILAWYESDETGEVDVTAFVEPLVIFLILIVNAIVGIWQESNAEKALEALKEIQSEQAAVVRDGKKVPNLAAKELVPGDIVELRVGGKVPADTRVLSLVSSTVRVEQGSLTGESEAVSKTAKAVAENSDIQGKKCMVFAGTTVVNGNCMCLVTRIGMKTEIGQVHSQIHEASQIEEDTPLKKKLNEFGEILTAIIGVICALVWLINLKYFLSWEMVDGWPTNFAFSFERCTYYFKIAVALAVAAIPEGLPAVITTCLALGTRKMAQKNALVRKLPSVETLGCTTVICSDKTGTLTTNQMAVAKLVAIGNRPGTLRSFDVEGTTYDPSDGKIPDWPPAGHMDANVQMIAKISALCNDAGVELSGSHYVASGMPTEAALKVLVEKMGVPESVNTSGSKDTLRCCTHWKDVDRRIATLEFDRDRKSMGVIVNTGAGKNSLYVKGAVENLLERSSSIQLVDGSIAELDQNFKDLILGSLHEMSTSALRCLGFAYKEDLPEFTGYNGDEDHPAHQQLLNPSNYSSIESKLVFSGFVGLRDPPRKEVRHAIEDCKTAGIRVMVITGDNKGTAEAICREIGVFGPSGNISSRSLTGKDFIHHHDQKNHLRQSGGLLFSRAEPRHKQEIVRLLKEDGEVVAMTGDGVNDAPALKLADIGIAMGIAGTEVAKEASDMVLADDNFSTIVSAVGQGRSIYNNMKAFIRYMISSNIGEVASIFLTAALGIPEGMIPVQLLWVNLVTDGPPATALGFNPPDKDIMEKPPRRSNDSLITAWILFRYLVIGVYVGVATVGVFVIWYTHSSFLGIDLSADGHSLVTYNQLANWHKCSSWEGFSASNFTAGSQVLTFDTEPCDYFLNGKIKASTLSLSVLVAIEMFNSLNALSEDSSLLIMPPWVNPWLLLAMSVSFGLHFLILYVPFLAQVFGVVPLSLNEWFLVLAVAFPVILIDEVLKFVGRCTTRSTDSAVEKSKRKTE, encoded by the exons ATGGCAAAAAAATCAGAGAAACCGGCGACCAAAACGGAGTCGTTTCCGGTGTGGTCGAAAGACGTGAAGGAATGCGAGGAGGAATTCAAGGTGAGCCGCGAGACGGGGCTGTCGTCGGAGGAAGTCGAGAAGCGGCGGGAGGTGTACGGCTGGAACGAACTGGAGAAGCACGAGGATCAGTCGCTCCTGAAGCTCCTGCTGGATCAGCTCAACGATACGCTCGTCCGGATTCTTCTCTTCGCGGCGGTCATCTCCTTCATTCTCGCCTGGTACGAAAGCGACGAGACCGGCGAGGTAGACGTCACGGCGTTCGTCGAGCCGCTGGTGATTTTTCTGATCCTGATCGTGAACGCGATCGTCGGAATCTGGCAGGAGAGTAATGCGGAGAAGGCGCTGGAGGCCTTGAAGGAGATTCAGTCGGAGCAGGCGGCGGTGGTGAGGGACGGGAAGAAGGTGCCGAATTTGGCGGCGAAGGAGCTCGTTCCCGGAGATATTGTGGAGCTGAGAGTCGGAGGTAAGGTTCCGGCGGATACGAGGGTTTTGAGTTTGGTGAGCTCGACGGTGAGGGTTGAGCAAGGGTCGCTGACCGGAGAGAGTGAGGCGGTTAGCAAGACGGCGAAGGCGGTGGCGGAGAATTCGGATATTCAGGGGAAGAAGTGTATGGTTTTCGCGGGAACGACGGTGGTGAACGGGAACTGCATGTGTTTGGTGACTCGGATTGGGATGAAGACGGAGATAGGGCAGGTGCATTCTCAGATTCATGAGGCTTCACAGATTGAGGAAGATACTCCGTTGAAGAAGAAGCTGAATGAGTTTGGAGAGATTTTGACAGCAATAATCGGTGTGATCTGCGCTTTGGTTTGGTTGATCAATCTCAAATACTTTCTCAGCTGGGAAATGGTGGATGGCTGGCCAACAAATTTCGCATTTTCGTTCGAGAGGTGTACTTATTACTTCAAGATTGCTGTGGCATTGGCCGTGGCGGCGATTCCAGAAGGCTTGCCTGCAGTGATCACCACTTGCTTGGCGCTTGGGACGAGGAAGATGGCTCAGAAGAATGCACTTGTGAGGAAGCTGCCGAGTGTGGAGACTCTTGGTTGTACTACTGTGATTTGTTCTGATAAGACGGGGACTCTGACTACTAATCAGATGGCCGTGGCGAAGCTTGTGGCTATTGGTAATAGGCCTGGGACTCTTCGATCCTTTGATGTCGAGGGAACAACATACGACCCTTCTGATGGGAAAATACCAGACTGGCCGCCGGCTGGTCATATGGATGCTAATGTTCAAATGATTGCAAAGATCTCTGCTTTGTGTAATGATGCTGGTGTTGAATTGTCAGGCAGTCATTATGTTGCCAGTGGAATGCCCACAGAAGCAGCCTTGAAG GTTCTGGTTGAGAAGATGGGAGTCCCTGAATCAGTCAATACTAGTGGTTCTAAGGATACACTGC GTTGTTGTACACATTGGAAGGACGTTGATCGGCGGATTGCAACGCTTGAGTTTGACCGTGACCGCAAATCCATGGGTGTAATTGTGAATACTGGCGCAGGAAAGAACTCTCTTTATGTCAAG GGTGCAGTTGAAAATTTATTGGAGCGCAGCTCATCCATTCAGTTGGTTGATGGCTCCATTGCAGAATTGGACCAAAATTTCAAGGATCTTATCTTAGGCAGCCTTCATGAAATGTCTACTAGTGCATTGCGCTGTTTGGGGTTTGCATACAAGGAGGACCTGCCAGAGTTCACAGGCTATAATGGTGATGAAGACCATCCAGCTCATCAGCAGTTACTTAATCCTTCCAATTACTCTTCAATTGAGAGTAAACTTGTATTTTCTGGCTTTGTTGGGCTAAGG GATCCTCCACGGAAAGAGGTCCGTCACGCAATTGAGGACTGCAAAACTGCTGGAATCCGTGTTATGGTTATTACAGGAGATAACAAGGGTACAGCTGAAGCTATTTGCCGTGAAATAGGTGTATTTGGACCTTCTGGAAATATCAGTTCAAGAAGCTTAACGGGGAAAGATTTTATACATCACCATGATCAGAAAAATCATCTGAGACAAAGTGGAGGCCTTTTGTTTTCTAGAGCTGAACCAAGGCATAAGCAAGAGATAGTGAGGCTGCTAAAGGAAGATGGTGAAGTTGTTGCTATGACTGGTGATGGAGTGAATGATGCACCTGCCTTGAAGCTGGCTGACATTGGGATTGCCATGGGCATTGCCGGGACAGAG GTTGCAAAGGAAGCCTCTGATATGGTATTAGCAGATGACAATTTTAGCACTATAGTTTCTGCTGTTGGACAAGGCAGATCTATTTACAACAACATGAAAGCTTTTATCAG GTACATGATTTCATCAAACATTGGCGAAGTTGCCTCCATTTTCCTAACAGCTGCCCTGGGAATTCCAGAAGGCATGATTCCAGTTCAGCTTCTCTGGGTCAACCTGGTTACTGATGGACCCCCAGCTACAGCTTTGGGATTCAATCCTCCGGACAAAGATATCATGGAAAAGCCCCCTAGAAGAAGCAACGACTCATTGATCACTGCTTGGATCTTATTCCGTTATCTG GTGATTGGTGTCTATGTTGGTGTTGCAACGGTTGGGGTGTTTGTTATCTGGTACACCCATTCCTCATTTTTGGGCATTGACCTCAGCGCAGATGGCCATAGTCTTGTGACCTACAATCAACTAGCAAATTGGCACAAGTGCTCATCTTGGGAGGGGTTTTCAGCATCCAACTTCACAGCTGGATCTCAGGTGCTCACTTTTGACACAGAACCATGTGACTATTTCCTTAACGGCAAGATCAAGGCCTCGACGCTCTCCCTCTCAGTCTTGGTTGCCATTGAGATGTTCAACTCCCTCAATGCCCTGTCCGAGGACAGTAGCCTCCTGATAATGCCTCCCTGGGTTAATCCATGGCTCCTTCTCGCCATGTCTGTCTCCTTCGGCTTGCACTTTCTGATCCTCTACGTCCCCTTCCTTGCTCAAGTGTTCGGTGTCGTCCCCCTCAGCTTGAATGAATGGTTCTTGGTGTTGGCTGTTGCTTTTCCAGTCATCTTAATCGATGAGGTACTCAAGTTTGTGGGAAGATGTACAACTAGGTCAACTGACTCCGCAGTAGAAAAATCCAAGCGCAAGACAGAATGA
- the LOC101310876 gene encoding histone H4-like, translating into MSGRGKGGKGLGKGGAKRHRKVLRDNIQGITKPAIRRLARRGGVKRISGLIYEETRGVLKIFLENVIRDAVTYTEHARRKTVTAMDVVYALKRQGRTLYGFGG; encoded by the coding sequence ATGTCAGGTCGCGGCAAGGGAGGCAAGGGATTGGGCAAGGGAGGAGCCAAGCGTCACAGGAAGGTCCTCAGGGATAACATCCAGGGCATCACCAAGCCTGCTATTCGCCGTTTGGCTCGCAGAGGCGGCGTCAAGCGTATCTCCGGTCTCATCTATGAAGAGACCAGAGGCGTCCTCAAGATCTTCCTTGAGAACGTCATCCGTGACGCCGTCACCTACACCGAGCACGCCCGGAGGAAGACTGTCACCGCCATGGACGTCGTGTATGCTCTCAAGAGGCAGGGAAGGACCCTCTATGGTTTCGGAGGTTAG